Part of the Photobacterium sp. TY1-4 genome is shown below.
ATGGGTAATAAATATGATTCCAGCCGAACGTCAGCGCGCCATTTTGGCGTTACTGGGTAACCAGCAAGTCATCAGTATTAGCGAGCTGACCCAGCAGCTGGATGTGTCACATATGACTATCCGCCGGGATATCGCCAAGCTGGAAGCTGACGGGCGAGTGATGTCGGTCTCCGGTGGGGTGCAACTGACGGAATCGATCCATATCGAGCTGCCGCATGATGATAAAATCACCCAGCAGCGGGAAGAGAAGGTCAAGATTGGCCTCTACGCCGCTGAATTGATCCGCCCGCATACAACGATTTATCTTGATGCCGGGACCACGACCCTGGAAATCGCCCATCAACTCACCCAGCGCAGCGACTTGACGGTGATCACCAATGATTTTGCGATTGCGGCCTATCTGATGGCCAACTCGGAGTGCGTGCTTTATCACACCGGCGGCAAAGTCGACCGCCATAACCAATCCTGTATCGGAGAAAAAGCGGCGAACCTGCTGCGTGAAATGAATATCGACCTGGCATTCGTCTCCACCTCCTCCTGGAACCTGCGGGGGCTTTCCACCCCGAGCGAAGAAAAAGTGCTGGTCAAAAAGGCCATTGTTGCGGCGGCGCAGAATAACTACCTGGTGAGCGACTCGTCGAAATACGGCCGGGTGGCGACCTTCCATGCCGTGGATATCAGCAGTTTTGATAAAGTGATCACCGATAAGTATTTCCCGAAAAGCTGTATTCAGGATTTTGCCGAGCGAGGGGTTGAGGTGATCGCGGTTTAAGCGGCTTCAGAGGCGGTTCACCTGGGCTGTGGTGATCCCGCCAGGGGCCGGCTTGTTATTGGCTCCGGGTTCGGTCAGTGAAATGACAGACCTGATTCTTACCATTTGCTTTGGCATCGTCCAGTGCCTGAGTTGCCTGGGATATTAATTCTTTTGCGAGCGGGTGAAGTAGGGCTGTGCACAAATTGGATGGGGCGGTGAACGAGGTCAGCCCGATACTGACTTTAATGTTTTGCTGGTTGAGAAACAGTTCAATGTTTGCCCGATAGCGTTCGCCGGCTGTTCTACTCTCCTGAGTACTGGCCTGACACATCAGGATGATAAACTCATCACCGGCCAGACGAGCCACAGTATCGCTGTACCTGGCTGCTGCCAACAGCACTTCGCTCACCGAGCGCAGCATCTGATCACCGGCCTGATACCCTTGGTGATGGTTAACAGCCTTAAAGTCGTCGATATTGATGACCGCGACTGAAAAAGGGGTTTGGTAACGAATGCTTCTGGCAAGCTCCTTCTCCAGCAGTTCGCTGAACGCTTGTCGATTATAGAGCGAGGTTAACGGGTCGCGCAGTGCAAGCTGCTCAAGTTCGAGATTCTTCTGTCGCAGCGCTTCTTCGGTTTGCTTCAGTGCCGTGACGTCGTTGTGCGCGCCGAGCATGCGGATCGGCTTTCCTGACGGATCGCGGATTGCGATGCCCCGACAGCGGACCCAGACGGTGGAGCCGTTCTTGTGTCGGTAGCGGACCATCTGATCGTAGGGGTGCAGGGGATCCTGACAATGTTGTTCAAAATTATTGATCGCCACCTGGAGATCTTCCGGGAAGATTAAGTCCTGCCATTCGGCGGCCAAATGCTGTTTCTCAGCGGGATCATAACCCAGTAACGTCCAGAACTTCGGACTCATCCATTCATGGTCCGGCTTTTCTAAATCCCAGTACCACAAGCCATCGAGCGAGCCCGCCTGGAGAAACTCGAAAATTTCAGTTTCTTGTTTGATTAACGTATACAGCTCTGTCTTCAGGTAATGCTCGTTGTCCTTACTCATGAGTATGACTCCGTGATTATTCTGACTTGGCGGAAAAGGGGGATCTCGATTGGCGTAGTGGCCGTATGAGTGATCATGCCCGTTCCTGGTAAGGCCTGATCACATCAAGTGCAGCAAAGCCCTTTGCCTTCGATAAATATAGCTGCTTTTATTGTCAGTAGTGTCTGTCTTTACTGACATCATTCAAAATAA
Proteins encoded:
- a CDS encoding sensor domain-containing diguanylate cyclase; translation: MSKDNEHYLKTELYTLIKQETEIFEFLQAGSLDGLWYWDLEKPDHEWMSPKFWTLLGYDPAEKQHLAAEWQDLIFPEDLQVAINNFEQHCQDPLHPYDQMVRYRHKNGSTVWVRCRGIAIRDPSGKPIRMLGAHNDVTALKQTEEALRQKNLELEQLALRDPLTSLYNRQAFSELLEKELARSIRYQTPFSVAVINIDDFKAVNHHQGYQAGDQMLRSVSEVLLAAARYSDTVARLAGDEFIILMCQASTQESRTAGERYRANIELFLNQQNIKVSIGLTSFTAPSNLCTALLHPLAKELISQATQALDDAKANGKNQVCHFTDRTRSQ
- a CDS encoding DeoR/GlpR family DNA-binding transcription regulator, producing the protein MIPAERQRAILALLGNQQVISISELTQQLDVSHMTIRRDIAKLEADGRVMSVSGGVQLTESIHIELPHDDKITQQREEKVKIGLYAAELIRPHTTIYLDAGTTTLEIAHQLTQRSDLTVITNDFAIAAYLMANSECVLYHTGGKVDRHNQSCIGEKAANLLREMNIDLAFVSTSSWNLRGLSTPSEEKVLVKKAIVAAAQNNYLVSDSSKYGRVATFHAVDISSFDKVITDKYFPKSCIQDFAERGVEVIAV